The Penicillium oxalicum strain HP7-1 chromosome V, whole genome shotgun sequence genomic interval ATTGTCTGCAGGCTCCGAGTTCACCCCGTTCCGCAATCCTCTCGTATAGGACAGCTGGGAGAGACATGGGAATCTCCGCAAATCTGTCATGCAACACTTCATTTACATGTAATATACCGCAACTCACTTCAGAGCACAGGAAATAGATGGAATCTTGTAGAGGCTTTCACTCGGAACAGTAGATCACGGTGCCCAGATTACCAAGCCATGGACTGGTCTTGCCTTGATAGGCCCCATATCGACAAGAGCCCGATAAGTAGGATCCGTTTGGTAAgactcatcctcgtcgactTGAGATGTTCATGAAACAGCAGTGATGATTGTATAACGTTGATCTTGAGTGATGCAATTGAGCAACAATACATTACTGGATCAAGAGATATTCTCCGGAGGCCAACTGGTGGGTCTGCGTCGCGATTTGAAGCTCCAGACACGAGGTGTGTGCTGAAAAAAGGCATTGCGTCCAAGGCTCATATCatcgagaacaaggaagacCCCCAGGTATAGATAGAGATATTGCGTGAGTAATGAGTAAGGGGTTGATTGATAGCTAAGCACTATGGAGGCTCAGCCAGCCATTTCAAAGCACGACCCAGCCACAAAACACGGTGGGCTTCATTCCCCACCAAGCTCGCAGGCCAGCCAGAGGAGCCCATTGAACGAGAAACTGATCGGCAATCGGGAGCAGTATGCGGCCAGATACACTCAATCTTTCCACCCGAGCCCACGATTCAATGTAGATTGTTCGCAGTCTGGGGACTTGTGCGTCAGAACCTCGCTTCGCTACCCACCGCGAACAAAAGGTGTAGAATCGAATGCACTTTGCTGCAATAATCATGCAGACGGCTACTGCGGGGCCATTAGCAATGATGATGTCCGGGCGGTAGGACTCATACTGTGCTGGCAATTGCTTTTGCTCTGAATGGCGCCCACTAAGAACCAACAGGCAATTCCAGAAGCAATGCAGCGTTGAGAAAGGCGCGGTCAAGTAGGATTGATGTACACGTCTTGCACGCGGTATCGAGACGATAGAGTAGCCGTGATTCCTCTTCTCGATGCCATTCCGTTTGGCCATCGATGTCTCAAGATCCACTGCCTTCTGAGCGCTGAGAACATCGCCGGAGCTTACTACGTAGGTGCGGTATGTGTAGACAGAGATATCGAGAGACCTCTCAAGAATGGCCATCATTTCAGCGGTATGCCCACCGCTACCAAGAACAATGAGAAGGTGTACGGGGGTTCCCTTTCTGCGAACCTTGGGGAGCTTGGCCTTCTGCGATATCACCAAAGAGACAAGAATGGTCTTATATAGCTGACGATTAGTATTTGCATTATAGCAGGGCTTATTTCAGTTTGAGTTGAGTCTCACagcaaggaaaaa includes:
- a CDS encoding UDP-N-acetylglucosamine transferase subunit alg14 encodes the protein MALTWEAIGALFMAAFCYGVATCLFFLALYKTILVSLVISQKAKLPKVRRKGTPVHLLIVLGSGGHTAEMMAILERSLDISVYTYRTYVVSSGDVLSAQKAVDLETSMAKRNGIEKRNHGYSIVSIPRARRVHQSYLTAPFSTLHCFWNCLLVLSGRHSEQKQLPAQYESYRPDIIIANGPAVAVCMIIAAKCIRFYTFCSRWVAKRGSDAQVPRLRTIYIESWARVERLSVSGRILLPIADQFLVQWAPLAGLRAWWGMKPTVFCGWVVL